TGGTGATTTCGGTGCTGGACGCCAACGACAACGCGCCCCAGTTCAACCAGTCGGTGTATAAAGCGCAGCTGCCGGAGAGCGCTACCGAGGGGACGCTGGTGGCGCGGGTGAACGCCACGGATCCGGACGAGGGAGTTAACAGTGAGGTGACATATACTGTTACCAGTTTCATTCCCCCGAGTGGAAGAGATGTGATTACCGTGAATCCGATTACAGGGGAGATCCGTCTAACGGGCGCCTTGGATTTTGAAGACGTCAGTGTATTTGATTTTCGTATTGAAGCCAGAGACAAAGGCTGGCCGCCGCTGTCGGGTCACTGCAGCGtggagctggaggtgctggaCGTGAACGACAACGCGCCGGAGGTGTGGGTGACGTCGCTGTCGGTGCCGGTGCCGGAGGACGCGGCGGTGGGGACGGTGGTGGCGCTGCTGAGCGTGTCGGACCGGGACTCGGGGGCGAACGGTCGCGTGCGGTGCGCGGTGTGGCCGGCGTCGCCGTTCGGGCTGGTGGCGACGTTCGCGGGCTCGTACTCGCTGGTGCTGCGGGAGGCGCTGGACCGCGAGCGGGTGGCGGAGTACGAGGTGGAGGTGCGGGCGGAGGACGGCGGGGCGCCGCCGCTGCGCGCCAGCCGCGGGGTGCGCGTGCCGGTGTCGGACGTGAACGACAACGCGCCGGCGTTCGCGCAGGCCGTGTACACGGTGCTGGCGCGGGAGAACAACGCGGCGGGCGCGGAGCTGGCGCGGCTGTGGGCGCGGGACCCGGACGAGGCGGGCAACGGGCGCGTGAGCTACTCGGTggcggagggcggcggcggcgcggtgTCGGGCGGGGTGTGGCGGTCGGCGTCGAGCTACGTGTCGGTGGACGCGGAGAGCGGTCGGCTGTGGGCGCTGCAGCCGCTGGACTACgaggagctgcaggtgctgcagttCGAGGTGCGGGCGGTGGACGCGGGGGAGCCGCCGCTGTGCGGCAACGCGACGGTGCAGCTCTTCGTGGTGGACGAGAACGACAACGCGCCGgcgctgctgcctcctgccggcggcgggccgggccccggggccgcgggcgAGGCGGCGTCGGGGCCGGGCTCGGGGGCGCTGTGGGCGTGGGCGGCGTGGGGGGCGCCGGCGGGGCAGGTGGTGGCGAAGATCCGCGCGGTGGACGCGGACTCGGGCTACAACGCGTGGCTGCGCTACGAGCTGTGGGAGCCGCGGGGGAAGGGCCCGTTCCGCGTGGGGCTGTACAGCGGCGAGGTGAGCACGGCGCGGGCGCTGGAGGAGGCGGACGGCCCGCGGCAGCGGCTGGTCATCGTGGTGCGGGACCACGGGGAGCCGGCGCGCTCGGTCACGGCCACGCTGAGCGTGTCGCTGGTGGAGGGCGCCGAGGCGGCGCTGGCGGCCGCGGGCTCgtcggggccggggccggggctgcgtgcggcggcgggcgcggagggcggcgcggcggcggcggcggcggcgtcGACGAACGTGTGGCTGGTGGTGGCCATCTGCGCGGTGTCGAGCCTGTTCCTGCTGGCCGTGGTGCTGTACGGGGCGTCGCGGTGGGCGCCGCGGGCGGCCGTGCTGTCGGGGCCCGGGCCGGCGACGCTGGTGTGCGCCAGCGAGGTGGGGAGCTGGTCGTACTCGCAGCGCCAGAGCCGGAGCCTGTGCGTGACGGACGGCGCGGGCAAGAGCGACCTGATGGTTTTCAGCCCCAActtcccgccgccgcccggcccggcggcgaAGGAGACGCAGCCGGAGCCGCCCGCTCTGCTGGACACGGTCAgtgccccccccttccccgcccctTCCCGCGACGCCCCTGCCCCTCTGTCGCCCTTGTTGCCCGCCCCCCTGGCCGGCGGTGGCGGTGGCCATGCTCAGCCCCCGATGCCCGAGGGTGGTGGTCGCTGAGCAGGTGCTGGAGGCTCCTGACGGGACCGTTGCACCTGCCTTTGTGTCCTTGCCGGAGCCCCTTGACTCTTGGGGTACGGGAGGAATGAAGATCTGGCCGCACCCTGCAGCAATTCTTGTCCACAGCTGAGGTTTGCTCATCAGCGTTTGGGTTTTTCTGTCAGAGGCTGGAATGAACGCCATTGCTGTTTAGAGCTGTTGCGACATGGCCTTTGGGAAGAGTAttgctcccagggctgccccattTCCATCTGAGCTGGCTGAGGCATTCCCGAGCATGAAGAGTCCGCAGTAGAGCATCTGCCCCATATTGTGTGTGTGATGCCTTTCTGTGTTCTTTATGTTGCTGTCATTGATGGGAAGGGTAAGCCAAAGTAGGTTTGAGACCTGAGGTGGGAAAGGAAATCATGTCACGTCCCAGAAGTGAATGTGGGACTGGCCTCAGTAGGGCCTGGACCATGTCGTGATGTGAAAGGTGACTTTAAGCTGTGGGAAGACTTGCCTGCAGGAACTAGAAATCCTTGGGAAGATCATAGGCCATGTCCTAAGATGGTAAGTATGGGAGATGATGCGTTTGTCTTGAGCATCTATGTGCCAGAGGAGAGGAATGTGGGGTGCCTAGAGGAAAGCATTAAGCGGGATGGCCATAAAGGATTCTTTTAAAGATGACTGTTTCCCAAGCTCCAAGGGCCTGGAGTTGGAGGCCATCTGGATCTTGAGACAGTGTGTGTTACTGAGATGCCCACAATGTCCTTGTGGTGTGTTGtccttggctggatgccaggtgcctcCCCCCAGCCTGAGCTGCTGTATCATTTGTATCATTCCACTCTTTAGCCAAACACGGGGAAAAAGTAAGCTGAAAAAACCCCGCTTGTGATCCAAGATAAGGAGTCAGCGGTAAAGTATCTGCCTGACACTGGGAGTGTGATGATGTCATATGATCTTAATGTTACTGTCATTGATGGGAAGGGTAAGTAAAAGTAGGTTTGAGCCTTGAGGTGGGAAAGGAAACGGTGTCATGTCCCAGAAGTGAATGTGGCAGTGGCACTGAGTAGGGCCTGTCTCTGTCCGTGTCAGAAGTTGCACTCGTGGAAtctaaggaaagcaaaaggagttATTCTCCTATCTCCagtcagcaggtgatgttcagcCATTCCCAGGAAGCAGGCCCTCCAGTAGGGGTAGTGTTTGCTCTGTAAGACAATTGTTGTAAGGAACGAATGCCCCACCATCGTCCTCCTTTCtgttagcttttatatctgagcaaacatcatatggtatggaatatgccTTTGGTCACTTCtggtcagctgccctggctttGTCCCCTCCTGAGATCTTGCTGACCTCTGGTGGTGATTGTTCCCCAGGCACTATTTAGTCCTTATTTCTATTGTTGGCTACTGATCATGCTGGTAACAGCTGTGGTTTCTTGTGGAAAactctgtcctcctcctctttgtTTCGCCTTTGCAAGAGAGGTGATGCCAGGTGTCATCTCCCAGGTATGTGGTTTCCATCTGTGAGGCTGAAGTATTACAAAACATGAAAGCTCAGTGGCCGAGTGTGCCTTGCACTGTGTGTATGATATCATTGCTATGGTTTTTATGGTGCTTCCATTGGTGGGAACGGTTGTGGATATGTGTTCCTGGCTGGAGAAGTGGCGTGGCATACACATCAACCTCCTCAACCAAATTCTCCTATGCAGTAGATATGATTTGCTTTATTGGTGAGCTCCTCAACAATGTGCGTTGGTCTCTCTCAGCATGAAATCAATGTCCTTTGCT
The Falco cherrug isolate bFalChe1 chromosome 8, bFalChe1.pri, whole genome shotgun sequence DNA segment above includes these coding regions:
- the LOC129736632 gene encoding protocadherin alpha-13-like yields the protein MGVWWAPAVRVLVLQAAWALGGGQVRYSVPEEAKAGTVVGRLAQDLGLEAGEAEARRLRLVAQGRRASVEVSGASGALVVSSRLDREELCGKSAPCALRLEVLVERPLRVFHVELEVTDINDNAPLFPAARKNLSLSENSPPGSRFPLEGASDADTGANAQLSYALSPNEHFALDLQKSNDRNVVPDLLLTKPLDRESVAVHRLVLTASDGGRPPLTGTVELVISVLDANDNAPQFNQSVYKAQLPESATEGTLVARVNATDPDEGVNSEVTYTVTSFIPPSGRDVITVNPITGEIRLTGALDFEDVSVFDFRIEARDKGWPPLSGHCSVELEVLDVNDNAPEVWVTSLSVPVPEDAAVGTVVALLSVSDRDSGANGRVRCAVWPASPFGLVATFAGSYSLVLREALDRERVAEYEVEVRAEDGGAPPLRASRGVRVPVSDVNDNAPAFAQAVYTVLARENNAAGAELARLWARDPDEAGNGRVSYSVAEGGGGAVSGGVWRSASSYVSVDAESGRLWALQPLDYEELQVLQFEVRAVDAGEPPLCGNATVQLFVVDENDNAPALLPPAGGGPGPGAAGEAASGPGSGALWAWAAWGAPAGQVVAKIRAVDADSGYNAWLRYELWEPRGKGPFRVGLYSGEVSTARALEEADGPRQRLVIVVRDHGEPARSVTATLSVSLVEGAEAALAAAGSSGPGPGLRAAAGAEGGAAAAAAASTNVWLVVAICAVSSLFLLAVVLYGASRWAPRAAVLSGPGPATLVCASEVGSWSYSQRQSRSLCVTDGAGKSDLMVFSPNFPPPPGPAAKETQPEPPALLDTVSAPPFPAPSRDAPAPLSPLLPAPLAGGGGGHAQPPMPEGGGR